The following nucleotide sequence is from Solanum dulcamara chromosome 7, daSolDulc1.2, whole genome shotgun sequence.
TAACATTTGTGACAAAAAGTAACAACTAACAAAAATTTCTGTAATTATTGATTTATCATGGGACGTTGGTAAATTTGGAAATTAATAACATTacattcaaatttgaaaatttaagccTTATCTTCTCTGGGCTTCCCGTCGAGGAATTGACATAACAGAACAAGTGCTACATAAAATTAGCAACTTTTAACCCAACATTAATTAGCAATTAataaccaaaaaataaattggcACCTATTAGCCGTAATAGAACGtcaatttttagtatttttttaatcatgcAACAAACTAGCACTAAATAAGGAGACGTGGgttaagttttttttcttatgtaTTTTTTTACACTTGCAATTTAGGAATGTCACGTTTCAGTTTTCCTAAATTTTCTAATCTTTGTTCTATAATagtgtattaaaaaaaatcGACACTACTTCAAACTAGGAACATCAAGAGATAGATGACATCTTTGATTGTTTTGAATCATCAGAGCAGAGAATGAGATAGTAACAATAATTTTGTGGATTATTCCATGAAAGTGATGGTTATCAATACAAATATTGATTTCAATGGATTCATTCAACTGATTACAAATCACCTAAATGTTGATATTTTCATTAATTCCTTGGAATTTCATTACAAAATCGATGACGCATCAATGCCGATGTTGATACGAAATAATATGGGATTGCAAGTATACATACAATTGAAGAAAGaatcaaaaaatttcaaagactcTCCATTATacataacttgaaaagttattGACATACATTATACGCTTTCGTTtattgatgttgaagaagtcATTGTCAATATCCGTTTAATGGTGCCAACAACACAAACACTTTAGATTTGATTGAATACAATAATATAGCTGCTCGAGAGATTCGCATATTTTAAAGAATGCGATATTATTGAGTGTGTTACTACAGATACGCCAGTAGAAGgtaaaatttacatgaaaaaagaaattatgatgtcaaacataaaaaaatcatgttaTTCGAAAAAAGTTTCAATTTAAGGTGAAAAGATCAAATCATCAaggtaaaaataaattatggatAATTAATGTATACATTATGTATcttctaaaatcaataattcaattagatttttatgtataataatgaTTCATTTAAAGAATATtgattaataaattataattttatatatacattatcGATTGtgtatacataaaaatattttgtattcaTTAAATTAATAGTTGTATACATTCAAATGTTAGTTCTACTGCAATGCATGCACAATTATGTATGCATTAAATATGAAACCTTTGTACATTCGTTCCATTAATAGTTGTATATATTCAATTGAATGGTTTCTGCACCAATGTATacacaatcatgcattcaaaATAACAATTCATGTTTGttctattttagtataatatgtatttaatatttattgattgTTTATTTTAATTCATTCTAGGTACTTTTTTCGATGCCTAAATAATAAGTGTTCGGCCTCGCACAAGTCATAAGGCGAGCCCTTgtgaattttttcttcttcttagaACATAATAATTTCATTCCTGCACAATtaaaataagcaaaacttaCTCCACAAGCAATCTGTGTGTTCAACACATTGTATGCCTCCAACACAAATAATAACAAACAAGTAAACTTGTGTAATCATTGGTGAATACAAAATATTGTGTGTTCAATGACTGAATACATTCAATATAAAATTGTTATACACAAAGAATAAAaactttataaaattaatatttatcatGATTACTAGTTTAgtctatattaaaaaaaagtgtTGAATAAAACTGATTATACAGATACAATCATTAGACGAAAGTTGCATTACAAAATCAAACTAATCGGATATTGAAGTGTATTTGTATGGGTAGAACTTAAAGTTGTTGGTGGAGAATTAACAAAATCGAAATcatcattttgattttttataaaaatcttaCGAGAGCCTTTTTTTTACTATGTGATTtatacaaaaaaatcaaaatttaggaTCGAAATTTTCAGccagaaaaattgaaaaacttcaATTCCACAAATCACAAAACTCCTCAATGATTTAGGTAAGAAAACGCTCAAAAGTATATATTTGTATACAAGATTTAGTAGAGAACAATATCAGATTTGCAGAAACAGAAAAAATTCAGGAGTAGAAGAGAAAATTAAGGagagaagaaaggaaaaaatatcGTACGAAAGGATttagtaagaaaaaaaaaaagaaggaagaaCTCTATTTTTAAAACGGTTGTGAAAAAATAGAAATGATAAACTAAATAAGAAGAATAATGTGTCTAGAAAATaggagagagaaaaataaaaaaatgacttaacttttcataaaagAACATGGCTATTGGATGccaattaaatattaaaaaatctttttttgtcaaaaaaaataaaatgggcTATTTATTGCCAAATTAGCCTATAAGTTGTTATATTGTGTCAATTTTTCCTGTCCCGTTTTAGTTATTCGTGGGCCTAAAATGTACAGAAGGAGGCATGACATATTTCATCGGCCCACGCCAATTGGACTGTTAGTTAACTTCTCTGGCCTTACATTTCTTGGCTGAAGTTAGACCTGCTGCTGCATACAAGTTCTCCATAATAATTGGGCACAAAAGTGTTATTGTCAtgctaaaagattatgactTGCATACAAATTCTCCTCTGCTATAAAAAAGATTAGGTCGAACAATGTCACAAAATAATGAATGTTACGTGTACTTGAGTGGCTTGTATTGGCAACCATCATGAAGCTTGATTGAATACAAATACGCTCATCGTAAGCATTTACCTTATGGGTCAATACATATTGCTCGACTATCCAAAAATATTGATTGTATGTGTCTCATATCTCTAAAAATATGAGAGGATCCAACACATATTCGGTGACATTTTTAAATAGTCTTAGGTGTTGATGTTTGTTCCAAAAGAAACATCTAATTTAATTAAAAGATACTATTTATAGCTGGATTAATCAACAACTTAGGGGTCATTTGATTGATGAAATGGAATAAACAAGAATATTACAGTATCCTATATAATTATCTATCCACcttttatataaaataactaattctatcattttaatataaacgatgaaataaaataattttaaaaataactaatatttataattaattttatattttattttgagattatCGTTCTTATCCCATCAATCAAATGTCCCTCAGTAATGGAAGAAAATCAGAGAGACGACTCTAATGAGTATTTGTTTTGTCGCTTTTGGACATAATTGATTTGCACAACGCAGAGTTTTGCTACAGTAGCacatgattattattttttgtcctAAGCATTGTCCTATTTTGCCCATGCCAATGTCTTTGTTTCCttctaaaagttatttttttcaaaaaaaattaatgattatattctcaacaaaattttctttcatatctaaatcTAGAATAaaagatttttaattaaaaacgGAACAATATACCGGTTTCCTTATAAAAGAAGATCttatacaacttttattttttactttgtaACAGTGCAAAAGCATCTACACACCACCTAAACCAACTATGCATTGACCAAAATCTCTTGAATATGCTTTTTACTCTCAAGTCTATTCCATGCACCCCAAAAAGCAGTCAAAATGAATCACCCCAATCCACTTTCTTTTCTGGCTATTCTTTAATCATTTTAAGAAACTAGAAGCGGcctattcttctttttattatcattttaaGAAACTTTTAGTTTATGAGTTGTAAATCACAATATTTTACTTTACCAGATGTATGAGCTTTAATTCTTCTTAGTAAGTGCGGCAATTGACAAATGTGTTGAGAAGTAGTTAAACGTGTGGGagataataacaaaataatgGTGTGCAGGGATGGACCGGCTAGCTCCCTTTTATCTTTTTTGCCCTCTCTCTCTACCAAAATGGGCGTTCTTCAATTCCGAATTAATGAAGAAATAAAGAACCACAGAGCCCCCAATTTTTATATTGGAACTTCTTAGGTTATATATGTTCAAATTCAACTCTCATCCTCAAACATAATACAACATCCAACATTTGTACAAAGCATTTTTCAATAAAGAAACCAAACATAAGATACGATATATGCTTCATCAAAACTCTAGACGAACTCAGCCAAAACTTCATGACTGAAAGCAAACCAACTCCCAACTCTTCTTCACCTTTTCAAACTCCTTGTCAACCATACATATTATACATTGTAGTTGCTTATCAACAGAGATCCATATATTGTTATACATATATTGAAGAACACTTACTTCCTAAgcgttttttttttcctcaaagAGGCTCCTGCATTGTTACAACTAGTGGACTTCTCACTTCATGCTTCCCATCTGACCAAATTATTGAGCCACTTTTCACTATGGAACTCCCTGGTGATAGCTTTATTGCCTCTGCTTGTACTCTCACCAGAAAATTATGCTTCTGTCCAACTCTTCTAAACGCTAGCTTCTCCGGCTCCACTGTCACTACCATACCCCTAGGTGGTTTCACAATCACGTTGTACACTGAATTGGGATCTCCGACGTTTGTGACTGTCCTAATGAAATGTGTGGACAACTTATGCTTTCCATATTGTTGGAACACTGCCGAAAGCGAAGGGTAATTCAAATTCCCTACATGGCCTGCTCTTTTCGCCTTGCTACAATCTGAATACTTCCTTGTAACTACTTGAATATTCTTAGTTGTGTAATTGGAATTGCAGAGGAAATCGACGTAGTCGTAGGAAGTTAGGTCATAAATCAAACCAGGGTCCATTGCCTTTTGAGGGTGCACATGTCCTGCCCCAAAATCCATCACAGTCGACGAATTTCCAGTTGATTCATCCAGCATAATTTCTCCCCGATTGTCCACTGTATATGCAGTTGTCATCAATGCTGATCTTATAGCTGCTGGGCTCCATCCCGGATGGGCTGCTTTCAACAATGCTCCTAGTCCAGATACATGTGGGCAAGCCATGGAGGTTCCTGATAAAATGTTGAACTCTGTTCGACGTGTATCCCATGGAAGCCCGCTTGGCCCAACGTCATCGGGCCAAGCAGCAAGGATGTTCAATCCAGGTGCAATCACATCGGGCTTCAGAATTTCGGGTGTCTCTGGGTTCGGGCCACGGGCTGAAAATGATGCCACTACTGGTGCTGGCCGTACATTTAGACGAGTACCTCTGAACAGAATGGTCGCAGTTGGCGGTGACTTGGACTTTGATGCTTCTGATATGTACTTCCTTATCTCGTCACCGGCAGAAGCCCCAACTGCCGTCGCAGGTAACACGTGGCAATCAGCTACTAACCCTTCACCATCGAATACTCCATTGGCTATTATCATCCCCATTCCACCTGCTTTCTTCACCACTAAACCTTTTGCAGCTCTCGAATTGACGCCTCTGTCACACAATACGATTTTACCTTGTACATAATTTGGGTTTAATGAGCCTTCTAAACATAGTGAAGACGAATATCCATCACTACCTTCACTTCCGGCGTAAATTAGTGGGTAGAGTCGGTGGGGAGCTAACGCCGGGCCACCATAAATGCTCACTCCAGGAATTATCCTACCATTTCCAAGTTTAACGTCCGCAGGGAAATCACGGTCAATTGTTCCCGCACCAACATTGGTTACCCAAGGAGCGACGTTGGTTACTGTGAGGCCTCCAGGCCCGCCGTTTCCGGCGGAAGCAGAGACGAAGATTCCGGCATCGGTAGCAGCAAAGGCGGCAATGGCAATTGCGTCGAGGTTATAGGGAACAACAACTCCACCAACGCTAAGGGAGATGACATGGACACCATCAGCAACGGCCGCGTCAAATGCGGCGAGGATGTCAGCGTCGTAACAACCTGAAGCCCAGCAAACTTTGTAAGCAGCTAGACGAGCCTTTGGAGCCATCCCAGCAGCAACACCACGAGCGTAACCAAGAACAGACGCCGGAAATACGTACCTCCCTGCCGCAATCGAAGCTGTATGAGTTCCATGACCATCCGAGTCTCTGGGAGATCGAAACTCGATAGTTTCGTTCATTTTCCCATTTGTAGCCTCATAACCACTGGAAAAATATCTCGCTCCAATCAATTTCCGGTTGCATGAAGTCGCCGGAAAGTCTCTGCCAGCCATACACTCGCCTTTCCACTTTGCCGGAACAGGACTAAGATCACGATCATCAAAGCTCTTCCTCTCAGGCCAGATCCCAGTATCAATTACTCCAATAACAAGGTCAGACCCATAATCTGATTCCTTGAGCAGCCCAGCACTATCTGTACTAGTCAATCCAAGAAATTCAGGGGATCTCGTTGTTTGAATGTGCCTAACTTGTTCAGGAATAACAGCCAAAATCCCAGTTAAATCCTCAAGCTTCTGAGCATCCAAAGTCGACAATTTAGCAGAAAACCCATGAAATACATTACTGTAAGTGTGAATAATGCGATAATTAGCAGCACCTTCACCAATTTCTAGCGAATGGGTATCCGCAGAAAGAGATGTTAGAGCCGACTCGTACCAGTTCTCATGGGTCGGAAATATGGAAGGTTTAGCATCGTGTTGGACGTGAACTATAAAAGTTCTAATTGGGTCATTAGCAATCGATGAAGCTGAACCAGTGAAtactaaaaaagaaaggaaaaagaagagaaatgaaGAAAACGCCATGAAAGAGGTGTTAAGTGAGCAGAAAATAGGCGGCAATGGAGTGAAGTttcataagaagaagaagaggagtgAAAGTGCAAGTGGTTAGAGTAGAGAGTATATAGTGAAAGAGAGGGAACTGTGGTAATACACACCTCCCTGAGCTGGAGAGAATGAGTGGATATATTGGACCcaacttaaatcataattttaaaatagtgatttttatatttcttgatattcaaaattagaatttgaattaacattttaagatatatatttattataattataataatattaattaattaattctaaagaaataaatacataaatcaGGTAGTGGAAGtaagtttttctttttggatCTTCCATTCGGTGATTAGTGCCGCATTGAAGGGCCTTCGTGTTGAGTGAAGTACtttctattaaatattttttttattttcaaagtttcaatcttatattattttttattaatgaagGAGCAATCGCTTTTAGTGGTGAATGAAGTTACAGAACTTATAGAGGATCttctaataatattattattatgattatatttattgtgtAATTTATTCCTTCATttctacattatattatatggtATGAGGAGTTGAGGACAATATAATACACCATAACTTAAATGTAAAAAATTAGGGATCTGTATAGAGTGATTTTAACTTATTTGGAATTGTAtcatttctattattattaaattttatattttatattaattcttGAGATTTGGAAGGGTGGGGGCTTGCCAGGAATTTAACAGCCTTTCATTTTCTCTTCTGTTGATATAATTTTATAGTCGTCTTGAATTTTGTGGAACCCATAATGGCACTATCATCCtttgttttttcctttatttcaaAGAGACAACAAGTGTCCCCGACTTTTACAAAGAATGAGAGAAGTCAGCACTAAGTTTGAAATTTATTAACgtgcttctttttctttttttttaatgacaCAAGCGGTGATTAAGTACcactaatttttaaaaatacaaaaataaaaattaattttgatatgAGTGGATTTAGAGAATTTTTAAAATACAGGTGCACTCTCaaagaaagaagacaaaataatacTTTGAGTGAGAATTGATCTTTATTTTTTGATCTAGAAAATATGTACCTTTAGTTTTAGgggaaaaaaattatgaattcacGTGCCTTATAACTTTCATTATAAATTCGCTCTTGGGCAGAATCAAGTTTACTCGAACTtctttcaataaaaaatattatttaatcataggttaattaattttttttaatatatatagtagatattaattttttttatactttattttaaatttcttaatgaaaattttaattttacacTACTGCACATCATCCTCttcatatatatttcatttgTGAGATTATAAGTATTATTGTTAATATGGAGTAAGCTACCACatgataaaagaagaaaaattggtCTGAAATGATTTATTCACGTGCTTTAGTTTTTGATAGCGCAAATTACATGCGGAACACTACAAAAGTCAAAATATGCAATACCACAGCTAAATATTTTCCTATTATTATAAGATTTTAAATCTCAATTATCTTTAAAATAATGATCAAATTCTGAATTTGTTAGCTGCTTTTAACTTGGTACAAATTGCCAAAAGATTCAATTCTTGTCTCAGAGTTGTAAAAGAAATTCTTAAAAGTGTCCAAAATAGAACTCTAAAATATGTCATGCAATTACTAGAGTTAATGCAGAAGAGCAATGAAGTGGGAAGAAGCAGGAAAGTGATGGCGAAATTTGCT
It contains:
- the LOC129895032 gene encoding subtilisin-like protease SBT1.5, which produces MAFSSFLFFFLSFLVFTGSASSIANDPIRTFIVHVQHDAKPSIFPTHENWYESALTSLSADTHSLEIGEGAANYRIIHTYSNVFHGFSAKLSTLDAQKLEDLTGILAVIPEQVRHIQTTRSPEFLGLTSTDSAGLLKESDYGSDLVIGVIDTGIWPERKSFDDRDLSPVPAKWKGECMAGRDFPATSCNRKLIGARYFSSGYEATNGKMNETIEFRSPRDSDGHGTHTASIAAGRYVFPASVLGYARGVAAGMAPKARLAAYKVCWASGCYDADILAAFDAAVADGVHVISLSVGGVVVPYNLDAIAIAAFAATDAGIFVSASAGNGGPGGLTVTNVAPWVTNVGAGTIDRDFPADVKLGNGRIIPGVSIYGGPALAPHRLYPLIYAGSEGSDGYSSSLCLEGSLNPNYVQGKIVLCDRGVNSRAAKGLVVKKAGGMGMIIANGVFDGEGLVADCHVLPATAVGASAGDEIRKYISEASKSKSPPTATILFRGTRLNVRPAPVVASFSARGPNPETPEILKPDVIAPGLNILAAWPDDVGPSGLPWDTRRTEFNILSGTSMACPHVSGLGALLKAAHPGWSPAAIRSALMTTAYTVDNRGEIMLDESTGNSSTVMDFGAGHVHPQKAMDPGLIYDLTSYDYVDFLCNSNYTTKNIQVVTRKYSDCSKAKRAGHVGNLNYPSLSAVFQQYGKHKLSTHFIRTVTNVGDPNSVYNVIVKPPRGMVVTVEPEKLAFRRVGQKHNFLVRVQAEAIKLSPGSSIVKSGSIIWSDGKHEVRSPLVVTMQEPL